In one window of Campylobacter coli DNA:
- the tig gene encoding trigger factor, which produces MEVKAKQLDSVNATASVKIPSGMIKSEVENLAKKASKNVKMDGFRPGKVPVAAVLKRYQKELTQDAEQNLFKSAVDSALKELKKEVKELVGEPYFEKFDRQDGEIVAELALSFKPEFKLDGYEELIPEYQTPKVTKKEIDEKKEELLKRFATPEAIKTKRALKEGDFAKFDFEGFVDEKAFDGGKAENYVLEIGSKQFIPGFEEGMVGMKSGEEKDIKVTFPKEYGAAHLAGKDAVFKVKLHEIQELKLPELDEETLKKLLPNEEKPTVELLDEKLKEQIKNEKLFKLVNDELKAKFADALIEKYNFDLPRGIVEQETDMQFRNAFNTFSEKEIEELKTSKEKYQEKRDSFKEEAQKSVKLTFIIDELAKLRKIEVNDQELIQAIYFEAYRYGMNPKEHLENYKKQGALPAVKMALIEEKLFSDIFMPKADKASKKEKEDK; this is translated from the coding sequence ATGGAAGTAAAAGCAAAGCAATTAGACTCTGTTAATGCGACTGCTAGTGTAAAAATTCCTTCAGGGATGATTAAAAGCGAAGTAGAAAATTTAGCTAAAAAAGCTTCTAAAAATGTAAAAATGGATGGCTTTAGACCAGGAAAAGTTCCTGTTGCTGCCGTGCTTAAAAGATATCAAAAAGAATTGACTCAAGATGCAGAACAAAATCTTTTTAAATCTGCCGTTGATAGTGCTTTAAAAGAATTAAAAAAAGAAGTAAAAGAACTTGTAGGTGAACCGTATTTTGAAAAATTTGATCGTCAAGATGGAGAAATTGTTGCTGAATTAGCTCTTTCTTTTAAACCTGAATTTAAACTCGATGGCTATGAAGAATTGATTCCTGAGTATCAAACTCCAAAAGTAACTAAAAAAGAAATTGATGAAAAAAAAGAAGAATTATTAAAACGCTTTGCTACTCCTGAAGCTATTAAAACTAAAAGAGCTTTAAAAGAGGGTGATTTTGCAAAATTTGATTTTGAGGGTTTTGTAGATGAGAAAGCTTTTGATGGAGGCAAGGCTGAAAATTATGTTTTAGAAATAGGCTCTAAACAATTCATACCAGGCTTTGAAGAAGGTATGGTAGGAATGAAAAGTGGGGAAGAAAAAGATATAAAAGTAACCTTTCCTAAAGAATACGGCGCAGCACATTTAGCAGGAAAAGATGCAGTATTTAAAGTAAAATTGCACGAAATTCAAGAGTTAAAATTACCTGAACTTGATGAAGAAACACTCAAAAAACTTTTACCAAATGAAGAAAAACCAACAGTTGAACTTCTAGATGAAAAACTTAAAGAACAAATCAAAAACGAAAAGCTTTTCAAGCTTGTAAATGATGAACTAAAAGCTAAATTTGCTGATGCTTTAATTGAAAAATACAATTTTGACTTACCACGCGGTATAGTAGAGCAAGAAACTGATATGCAATTCCGCAACGCATTTAACACATTCAGTGAAAAAGAAATTGAAGAACTTAAAACAAGCAAAGAAAAATATCAAGAAAAACGCGATTCTTTCAAAGAAGAAGCACAAAAAAGTGTAAAACTTACTTTTATCATTGATGAGCTTGCAAAACTTCGCAAAATTGAAGTAAATGATCAAGAATTGATCCAAGCAATTTATTTTGAAGCTTATCGCTATGGAATGAATCCAAAAGAACATTTAGAAAATTACAAAAAACAAGGGGCTTTACCTGCAGTTAAAATGGCTTTGATCGAAGAAAAACTTTTCAGCGATATTTTTATGCCAAAAGCTGATAAAGCAAGTAAAAAAGAGAAAGAAGATAAATAA
- the folE gene encoding GTP cyclohydrolase I FolE — translation MQEKFENCVKTMLEIIGENPTREGLVKTPNRVFKAYEFLTSGYKKNVKEILNNALFESSNNEMVLVRDIEFYSLCEHHLLPFFGRVHVAYIPDQKVVGLSKIPRLVEVYARRLQIQEQLTEQIAEALMENVGAKGVGVVIEARHMCVEMRGVQKANSTTTTSALRGLFLKNEKTREEFFSLINSPKQVRF, via the coding sequence TTGCAAGAAAAATTTGAAAATTGCGTAAAAACTATGCTTGAAATCATAGGGGAAAATCCAACTAGAGAAGGACTTGTAAAGACGCCTAATCGTGTTTTTAAAGCTTATGAGTTTTTAACAAGTGGATATAAAAAAAATGTCAAAGAAATATTAAATAATGCTTTATTTGAAAGCTCAAATAACGAAATGGTTCTAGTGCGCGATATAGAGTTTTATAGTCTTTGTGAGCATCACCTTTTACCTTTTTTTGGTCGCGTACATGTGGCTTATATCCCTGATCAAAAAGTGGTTGGGCTTAGCAAAATACCGCGTCTTGTAGAAGTATATGCGAGAAGACTTCAAATTCAAGAACAACTTACCGAACAAATTGCTGAAGCTTTGATGGAAAATGTTGGTGCAAAAGGCGTTGGTGTGGTTATAGAAGCAAGACATATGTGTGTTGAAATGCGTGGGGTGCAAAAAGCAAATTCTACTACTACCACTTCGGCTCTTCGCGGACTTTTTTTAAAAAATGAAAAAACACGCGAAGAATTTTTTTCACTCATTAATTCTCCTAAGCAAGTTCGTTTTTGA
- the clpP gene encoding ATP-dependent Clp endopeptidase proteolytic subunit ClpP, with translation MYIPYVIEKTSRGERSYDIYSRLLKDRIIMLSGEIHDELAASIVAQLLFLEAEDPQKDIYLYINSPGGVITSGFSIYDTMNYIKPDVCTICIGQAASMGAFLLSCGTEGKRFALPNSRIMIHQPLGGARGQATDIEIQAKEILRLKAILNDILAKNTKQKVAKIVKDTERDFFMSAQEAKEYGLIDKVLEKSFK, from the coding sequence ATGTACATACCTTATGTAATCGAAAAAACAAGTCGCGGTGAAAGAAGTTATGATATTTATTCGCGTCTTTTAAAAGATAGAATTATTATGCTAAGTGGCGAAATTCACGATGAACTTGCCGCTTCTATCGTAGCACAGCTTCTTTTTTTAGAAGCTGAAGATCCACAAAAAGATATATATCTTTATATCAATTCTCCAGGTGGCGTGATCACAAGCGGTTTTAGTATCTATGATACTATGAATTATATCAAGCCTGATGTTTGTACTATCTGCATAGGTCAAGCTGCATCTATGGGCGCATTTTTATTGAGTTGCGGAACAGAGGGCAAGCGTTTTGCTTTGCCTAATTCACGCATCATGATACATCAGCCTTTAGGTGGTGCAAGAGGACAGGCTACGGATATAGAAATTCAAGCTAAAGAAATTTTAAGATTAAAAGCTATACTTAATGATATCTTGGCAAAAAATACCAAGCAAAAAGTCGCTAAAATAGTAAAAGACACAGAAAGAGATTTTTTCATGTCAGCACAAGAAGCTAAAGAGTATGGTTTGATCGATAAGGTTTTAGAAAAAAGTTTTAAATGA
- the def gene encoding peptide deformylase, giving the protein MVRKIITYPNSRLFLNSEPVKQFDQELHTLLDDMYDTMIASQGVGLAAIQVDIPLRALIVNILDENEEQKKEDLLEIINPQIIPLDEEKITCTEGCLSVPDFFEEVERYNHILLKYQDRFGNFKELEAQGFLAVAIQHENDHLNGHLFIEKISFLKRQKFDKEFKKKLKNQKKPK; this is encoded by the coding sequence ATGGTTAGAAAAATTATCACTTATCCTAATTCTAGACTTTTTTTAAATTCTGAACCTGTAAAGCAATTTGATCAAGAACTTCATACTTTACTTGATGATATGTATGATACTATGATTGCTAGTCAAGGAGTGGGTTTGGCTGCTATACAAGTAGATATCCCACTTCGTGCATTGATCGTAAATATTTTAGATGAAAATGAAGAGCAGAAAAAAGAAGATTTACTAGAAATTATCAATCCGCAAATCATTCCTTTAGATGAAGAAAAAATCACCTGCACCGAGGGTTGCTTAAGTGTGCCTGACTTCTTTGAAGAAGTGGAGCGTTATAATCATATCTTACTCAAATATCAAGATCGCTTTGGAAATTTTAAAGAATTAGAAGCTCAAGGATTTTTAGCTGTGGCCATCCAGCATGAAAATGATCATCTTAATGGTCATTTATTTATAGAAAAGATTTCTTTTTTAAAAAGACAAAAATTTGATAAAGAATTCAAAAAGAAACTTAAAAATCAAAAAAAACCTAAATGA
- a CDS encoding NYN domain-containing protein produces MENKSIAIFIDAENIPAKYAKSIFDIASDYGEIIIKRIYGDWTQKNIQAWKEQIAEYSLIAMQQFNFAANKNSSDMCLITEIMSIFYEKDIDIFVIVSSDSDYTSLIQKLRENKKQVIGMGLEKSIKSYVNAFSEFFYLDQDENKKEDILSKDYLRALINITEQLIDEKGRAEYAQIRTNMNRKYSDFNPQNYGFKNFRALIQKFLPKMKKFEEEREKNIYFLVKKDYENCY; encoded by the coding sequence TTGGAAAATAAAAGCATAGCTATTTTTATTGATGCGGAAAATATACCCGCAAAATACGCAAAAAGTATTTTTGATATCGCTTCGGATTATGGTGAAATAATTATCAAGCGTATTTATGGAGATTGGACTCAAAAAAATATTCAAGCTTGGAAAGAGCAAATTGCCGAGTATTCTTTAATCGCTATGCAGCAGTTTAATTTCGCAGCAAATAAAAATTCAAGTGATATGTGTTTAATCACTGAAATTATGAGTATATTTTATGAGAAAGATATTGATATTTTTGTCATTGTTTCTAGCGATAGTGATTATACCTCGCTCATTCAAAAGCTAAGAGAAAACAAAAAGCAAGTTATAGGAATGGGTCTTGAAAAGTCTATAAAATCTTATGTAAACGCTTTTAGTGAGTTTTTTTACCTTGATCAAGATGAAAACAAAAAAGAAGATATTTTAAGCAAGGATTATTTAAGAGCTTTGATCAATATCACAGAACAACTCATCGATGAAAAAGGACGCGCCGAATACGCACAAATTCGCACCAATATGAACCGCAAATATTCTGATTTTAACCCGCAAAATTATGGCTTTAAAAATTTTCGTGCTTTAATTCAGAAATTTTTACCTAAAATGAAAAAATTTGAAGAAGAGCGAGAAAAAAATATTTATTTTCTGGTGAAAAAAGATTATGAAAACTGTTACTGA
- a CDS encoding YifB family Mg chelatase-like AAA ATPase, whose translation MKKLKCVSFDENLDIIDVESTFTRGLPNLSIVGLANIAIKESIERIKATLLTCNFSFPAKKITINLSPSGIPKKGSHFDLVIATLILLQNEDFDDFFVVGELGLDGSIKSTNELFSLLLFLSTKVKSAKVVVPKNIALKASMIPNLEIYGLEHLNEVIEFFKEKNYEKFKFTQSHPLFANPLIIENEIFIKNHHFELDFKDIKGQEKAKRACLIAALGMHNILFEGSPGSGKSMCAKRLVEIMPPQSLNEVLMQNAYMSLNSKDCEFTQKRALRHPHHTSTRASIFGGGAKNAKIGEIALANGGVLFFDEFPHFNKQIIESLREPLEDHKIHISRVNSKTTYETKFSFVAAQNPCPCGNLFSKNLSCVCSENEIKRYKNHISAPIMDRIDLYVAMDEISKDDKSSINSKEMSERILKAFIFGKKRGQKEFNGKLSDVELQKFCILEKDAKDTLDLAISRYNLSQRALNKILKVSRSIADFEEKELLNKNHILEALSFRIRS comes from the coding sequence ATGAAAAAATTAAAATGTGTAAGCTTTGATGAGAATTTAGATATCATCGATGTAGAATCTACATTTACAAGAGGCTTACCTAATTTAAGCATAGTCGGACTTGCAAATATTGCAATCAAAGAAAGTATCGAGCGTATCAAAGCCACACTTTTAACTTGCAATTTTTCATTTCCTGCTAAAAAAATCACCATCAATCTTAGCCCTTCAGGAATTCCAAAAAAAGGTTCTCATTTTGATTTAGTTATCGCTACACTTATATTGTTGCAAAATGAAGACTTTGATGATTTTTTTGTGGTAGGCGAGCTTGGTCTTGATGGAAGTATCAAAAGCACCAATGAGCTTTTTTCTTTGCTTTTATTTTTATCCACAAAGGTAAAAAGTGCAAAAGTTGTAGTCCCAAAAAATATAGCTCTAAAAGCTTCTATGATACCCAATCTAGAAATTTACGGACTTGAGCATTTAAATGAAGTGATTGAATTTTTTAAAGAAAAAAACTATGAGAAATTCAAATTCACCCAAAGCCATCCTTTATTTGCAAATCCTTTGATTATAGAAAATGAAATTTTTATTAAAAATCATCATTTTGAACTTGATTTTAAAGATATCAAAGGACAAGAAAAAGCTAAAAGAGCTTGTTTGATAGCAGCACTAGGCATGCATAATATACTTTTTGAAGGAAGTCCAGGAAGTGGCAAAAGTATGTGTGCAAAACGCCTTGTTGAAATCATGCCTCCACAAAGTTTAAATGAGGTTTTAATGCAAAATGCTTATATGTCTTTAAATTCTAAAGATTGCGAATTTACGCAAAAAAGAGCCTTAAGACACCCTCATCATACCTCTACAAGAGCTAGTATTTTTGGTGGTGGAGCAAAAAATGCGAAGATAGGTGAAATCGCTCTAGCTAATGGTGGAGTTTTATTTTTTGATGAATTTCCTCATTTTAACAAACAAATTATCGAAAGTCTAAGAGAACCTCTAGAAGATCATAAAATTCATATTTCAAGAGTCAATTCAAAAACCACTTATGAAACTAAATTCAGTTTTGTTGCCGCTCAAAATCCTTGTCCTTGTGGAAATTTATTTTCTAAAAATCTGTCTTGCGTTTGCAGTGAAAATGAGATTAAAAGATATAAAAATCACATTTCAGCCCCTATTATGGATAGAATTGATCTTTATGTAGCTATGGATGAGATCAGCAAAGATGACAAATCAAGTATAAATTCAAAAGAAATGAGCGAAAGAATTTTAAAAGCTTTTATCTTTGGCAAAAAACGCGGCCAAAAAGAATTCAATGGCAAATTAAGCGATGTAGAATTACAAAAATTTTGTATTTTAGAAAAAGATGCCAAGGATACTTTGGATTTAGCTATTTCGCGCTATAATCTTTCGCAAAGAGCTTTAAATAAAATTTTAAAAGTTTCAAGATCTATTGCCGATTTTGAAGAAAAAGAACTTCTTAATAAAAATCATATTTTAGAAGCTTTGAGTTTTAGGATAAGGAGCTAA